A window of Halopelagius inordinatus genomic DNA:
ACAGTTCCTCTACCTCCTGCGGCGTCAACACCGCGGTCGGTTCGTCGAGGATGAGCACGTCCGCGCCGCGGTAGATGGCCTTCAGAATCTCGACGCGTTGTTGCGCTCCGACGGAGATGTCCTCGATGCGAGCGTCGGGGTCGACGTCGAACCCGTACCGTTCGGACAGTTCGACGACTTCCTCTCGGGACCGGTCTCGGTCGATGGCCAACCCGCCCCACTTTCGGGGCTCGTTCCCGAGCGTGATGTTCTCGGTGACGGTCATCGGATCGACCAGCATGAAGTGCTGGTGGATCATCCCGACGCCGGCGTCTATGGCGTCTCGGGGCGAATCGAACGAACGCGGCGTCCCGTCTATGTACACCGTGCCTTCGGTCGGTTCGTACAGTCCGTAGAGGACGTTCATCAAGGTGGTCTTCCCGGCCCCGTTCTCACCGAGAAGCGCATGCACCGTCCCGCCTTCGACGGACATGTCGACATCGTCGTTCGCGATGACTCCCGGGAACCGTTTGGTTATCCCGGCGAGTCGAACGGCTGTTGACATTGGGGGTAAATGAGCGAGGAATAGTTTAGTTCCGCCGGTTCCGGGTTAGACTTCGGACGGGTCCGTCGGGACGGAGACGTCCCCGTCGATGATCTCCTGACGGACGGATTCGACGGAGTCTTTCACGTCGGACGGAACTTCGGAGCCGAGCGAGTCGCCGTAGACGAGGGCGACGCCCTCTTGCTCCAGACCGAGCGTGACCGTCGAGCCACCCTCGAAGCTGTCTTCGACGACCGACTCGATGGAGTTGTACACCGCGGTGTCGACGCGTTTGACCATGCTCCCGAGGATGACGCCCGCAAAGGAGGGCTTCGTCAGCGACTGGTCGCGGTCGACGCCGATGGCGAACGCTCCCTGCTCTTGTGCGGCCTGGAAGACGCCGGTACCCGTGTTACCCGCGGCGTGGTAGACGATGTCCGCACCGCTGTTGTACATCGACAGCGCCGCCTCCTTCCCCGCCGAGGGGTCGTTGAAGCTACCGACGTAGGAGGACTGGACCTCGACCGAGTCGTCGGCGTTCTTGACTCCGGCCGCGAATCCGGCCTCGAACTTGGCGATGAGGCCGCCTTCCTCGCCGCCGACGAAGCCGACAGTCTTCTGGTCGGGTTTCGTCTCGCCGTCGCCCGCGCTGAACTCTTGGGTCGTCAGCAGACCGGCCATCTGACCGGCGAGGAACGAGCCCTCGTGCTCTTTGAACACGTAGCTCGCGACGTTGTCGGCGTCGACGGCGCTGTCGACGATCATGAACTGCTGGTCCGGGTACGAAGACGCCGTCTCCGAGAGCGCGTCCGCCTGCAGGTAGCCGATACAGGAGACCAGGTCGTAGTTCGGGTTCGTCGAACTGGCGAACTGCTGTTGGAAGTTTTTGAACTGCGATACCTCGTCGGGTTGCGCCTCGTTGTACGCGACGCCGAACTCGTCTGCGGCCTGTTGAACCCCCTGCTGTGCTTGGTCGTTGAACGACCCGTCGCCGAGGCCGCCAGTCGCGTACACGACGCCGACCTGCGCCGCCGGTTCGGACTCGCCGGTCGTCTGCTCGCTTTCGGTGGTGTCGCCCGAGGTACCCTCGGTCGTCTCGTCGCCGCCGCTTTCGTCGCTCGGTCCGCCCGTACAGCCCGCGAGTCCGACTGCACCCGCGAGGCCGGTCGCCTTGATGAACTTCCGTCTATCCATGAGTGTGGTCACCTATTGAGGATAGGTCTCAGAGATGTTGATAAATGCTCCGTTTCGCGGATGCCCGATTCGTTCGAAAACGGACGCGAGATTCGACGTACGACCAGTTGCACCGGCGCGGTCGCGTTCGCCCGCGACGCGACCGGTCAGGACGCCGCCTCGACGGCGTCTTCGACGACGTCCGTGGCCGCCTCCACGAGGGCGTCTACGTCGTCGGCCTCGGCGTACACCCGAACGTACGGTTCGGTGCCGGACGGGCGGACGAGTATCCACGAGTTGTCCGGGCGTTCGATTCGGACGCCGTAGTCCGTGTTCGCGGACGCCCCGGGGAACCGGTCGGGGAGCGTCGATTCCAGCGTCCGCATCGCCGCCGTCTTCGCCTCGTCCGGGCAGGCGACGCTCACCTTCCGGTAGGGTCGTTCCGTCACGGGTTCGCGGAGTCCGGAGAGACCGGACTCGGCGACGAGACGCGAGAACACCGCCGCCGACGCGACGCCGTCTATCCACCCGCCGAACGCGGTGTGGACGTGTTTCCACGGTTCCGCCGCAAAGACCACGTCGCCGCCGTCGGCGCGGGCGGACGCGATACCCTCGTGGAGGGCACCGAGTCGGACGCGTTCGACCCGCCCGCCCGCGGCCGCCACCCGTTCGTCGATGCGCCCCGAAGCGTTGGGCGTGGTCACGACCACCGGGTCCGAAACGTCGCTCGACCGGACGTAGTGCTCCGAGAGGACGGCCACGACGGTGTCCTCGTGGACCACGTCGCCGTCGGGGCCGATGATGACGATTCGGTCGGAGTCGCCGTCGTGTCCGATTCCGAAGTCGCACTCGGAGTCCGCGACGAACGCACGAAGGTCCCGAAGCGTCTCGGGCGTCGGTTTCGACTCCCGCCCGGGGAAGTGACCGTCCACCTGCCCGTTGAGGCTCACGACGTGCGCGCCGAGTTCGTCGAGAACCCGGGGCGTCGCGACTGCCGAGACGCCGTTGCCGCAGTCCACCGCGACCCGGAGACCCTCACAGGACGCGCCGTGGTCGCGGGCGTACGCCGTCACGGCCTCTCTGTACTCGGGGAGAACCTCCTCTCCGCGGGAGTCGCCCCACTCGTCCCACGGGACCGGTTCGGTGCCCGCCTCGACCCGTTCTTCGACCGCGCGTTCGAGCGTCCGGTCGTACTCCTCGCCGTCCGTGAACAGTTTGATGCCGTTGTCCGTCGGCGGGTTGTGCGAGGCGGTGAGCATCACGCCGTGGCGACCCTGCGAGGCGTACGCGAGGGTCGGTGTGGGCACGACGCCGACTCTGACGACGTTCGCGCCCGCGGATTCGAGACCCGATTCGACCGCCGCGGCGAGACCCGGCCCCGTCGTCCGCCCGTCGCGCCCCACGACCACGTCCGGCCGCCCGCCGGACTCGACGACGTCCAGACCCACGGCGCGACCCACGGCGAGTGCGAGTTCCGGGGTCACGCGCGTCGTGACGGTGCCGCGGATTCCCGCGGTTCCGAAGAGTTCCATACGAGTGGATGAGGCGGCCCCCACTTAGATTCCTCCAATTTCGGTGCGGGCGTCGGGGGGCGCTTCCCCGCGATATTTCCGGCGGGGACGCGTAGGGAAGCGCATGAGTTCCGACGACAGAGTGCGCGCACACGTCTTCGTCTCCGGGCGGGTACAGGGCGTCTTCTACCGAGCGAGCACGCGCGACGCCGCCCGCGAACGCGGCGTGGACGGGTGGGTCCGAAACCTCGACGACGGTCGCGTGGAGGCCGTCTTCGAGGGGCCGCGACCGGACGTCGAGCAGATGGTCGAGTGGTGTCACACCGGGAGTACCGCCGCGGACGTCGAGGGCGTAGAGGTCACCTACGACGACCCCGAGGGCGAATCGGGGTTCGAGATTCGGCGGTGACTCCGCCGCCCGCGGGCACAGATACGCCGACTGACAGGTACGAGAACGACTAAGTCTCCGGGAGATACAGCGTTCGGTATGCTTCACCGCCGACGGTTCGACGGGGGCGACCGCGCCGGTCTCGGCGTGGTGACGTACGTCTACGGTCTCGTGACGGCAGTCGGACTCGCGGCGACTCTCACGACCGGATTCCTCCTCGTCCGGGGGCCGTTCCTCGGAGGGGCGTTGCTCGACCCCGTCCCGATGCTCGTCGCACTCTGCGGGTTCGTCGTCGGCATCGTCGTCCTGACGTGGGGGGCGACGCGCGCGGCGGGCGTCGGCGCGGGGACGTAGCGCCGAATCGCGGCTCTCAGTAGTTGAAGAGCGTCTCCTCGATGATTCGCGAGAGCATGTCGGCCATCGCGGTGTCGGCGCTCCAGATTGCCGTCTCCTCCGTCGGGTTCGACGGCGGGGCGACGGAGAGAAACACCACGCGGCGGTCGACGAGCAGCACTCGACCGTTGAAATCCGCGGTGGGGACGTCCAGCGGTTCGGAGACGGCGACGGACGCCGCCGCCTTCTCGAATCGGGTGCGGACCGCCGCGCTCTCGCTGACGACGCGGACGGTGACGCCCGCGTCGGCCCGTTCGGCGAGGACGGCGACGAGTTCGGTCGGGACGAGGTCGGTGTCGGGCGCGGCGAAGATGACCCGTTCTTGGGCCTGCTCTGTGAGTTCTATCAGGCGGTTGCTGGCCGGTTCGCGCCCGCGGACCGTCCAGACGTCGTCTCGCGTCTCGCCCGACGTGCGCTGTCGCCGCGCCGCCTCCAAGTAGTCGAACGCGCGGTCGGCCTCGGACTTCAGTTCCTCCGCCAGTCGCCGCCGGGCGGCGTCCAGACCGACCGGCCGGTAGCGCTTCGGCGTGGACTGTTGGAGTTCGACCAACCCGAGCGACTCCAGTTCCTCGGCCGCGCCGTACACCTGCGACCGCGGCACGTTCGCGAGTTCGTGAATCTGCTTTGCCGTCCCGACGCCGAGTTTCTGCAGTGCGACGAAGACGCGGGCGGCGTAGTTCGAAAGTCCCAACGCTTCCAGCGACTCGACGGCCTCGTGTTCGCCGTTCGTCGCCGACCCGTCGCTTCCGGCGCCGTCTTCGTTCTCCCCGCCGCGGGGAGCGCCGCCGTCCGTCCGAATCGGATTCACAACAACCGTGCCTCCGGGGATTCACTCATAGGACTGTCGGAGTCCGACGGCGAGTCGGGGCCGCCGCCCATCGGTTCGTTCGGGTCGTCGTTCACGAATCGGTCCCAGACGACGAGGGCCGGCGGGAGGACGAGCAGGGAGGTGAGGAACGAGTAGATGATGGAGATGGCCGTAAGCACCCCGAACTGCCCGAGGACCGACAGCACAGAGAGCACGAGCACGCCGATACCGAACGACGTCGTGAGCATGCTCCCCATCAGCGCACCGCCCGTCCCGACGACGGTCCGTCGAAGCGACGTCATCACGTCCGTCTTCTTGCGTTCGTCGAGGAACCGGTGGACGATGTGGACGGAGTAGTCGATGCCGAGCCCGATGGTCAAAGAGAGGATGGTCGCGGTGAAGGCGTTGAAGGAGATGTCCAAGAGACGCATCGTCGCGGCGACGAACGCCACAGAGGCGACGATGGGGACGAGATTTGCGATGGCGATAGAGGGCAGGTCCTCCAAGAGCCAGTAGATGAAGAGGAGGAAGATGACGGTTCCCCCGAGTGCGAGAGCCAGACTCGTCACCGCCGAGGTGAAGATGAGGTCGGACACCTCGAGGAAGACGATGGTGCTCCCGGTGGCGACGGCGTCGTAGCGGAACCTGTCTGCGACCTGACGCGCGTCGTTCGTCGCTTCGCGGTCCGTGGCGTCGGCCGAGACGGTGTACTGAACGCGAGTGCTCCGTCGGTCGTCGGAGAGATACTCGGCGGCCTGTGACTCCACCGGCGAGGATTCGAGGTAGTCGTATATCTCTCCGAGGTTCTGGTCGGGCACCCCGTTGTCGTTTCTGTCGTTGCGTTCGACGAGGGCCGCGAACTCTCTGTCCCGTTCTGCGAGCGATTGGATGACCGTCACGATGCTTTGGGACTCGGCGCGGCGGTCCTCGGAGACGAACGACGACGGCGGGTTGTCGCCCGCGCGGTACACCTGTTCGAGGGCGGCGTCGTTCTCCATCCGCCCTTCGACGTACACTGTCACTGACCCGCCCTGCGAACTCGTGAACTTGTCTTCGAGGAAGTTCAACTGCGAGACGACGGTGTAGTCGCTCGGTGCGAACGGTTCCGGGAGGGCCTCCAGATACGCGGGCACCTCCTCGGGCGGGAGGAAGTCCTCCTGCGAGAACGAGGTGTCCACGCCCGTGGCGTACGCGCCCGCGCCGACGCTGAGAAGCAAGACGAGAACGAGGAAGATGGCGGGGGCTCTGTCGGCGATGCCGACGCCGACGCTCAACACGTCGCCGAGCGCTGACCCCTCCTGACCGAGCGGAGAGTCGTTGAACGTCGGGATGGGGTACTTCTCGCGTTTGTGGTCTATCCACACCTTCGCCGCGGGGAGGAACACCCCGAAGATGAGGAAGGTGAAGATGATGCCGACGCCCGCGACGACGCCGAAGTCGCGGATGGGCGGCAGGTCGGACGCGAGGTTCGCGAGGAATCCGATGACTGTCGTGCCGGTGACGATGAAGAAGGCGACGAGCAACTGGTCTGTCGCCACCTGCATCGCGTCGTCGATGCCGAGACCGGTCGCGCGGTCCTCGCGGTAGCGGTTCACCGCGTGGATACCGAAGTCGATACCCACCGCCAAGAGCAACGGCGGTACCGCGATCATGATCTGGTTGAACGGGATGCCCGCCAGTCCGAGGAAGCCGAACGTCCAGATGACCGTCATCGCCAGCGAGAACGTCCCGAGGAGGAGGTCTACGAGGTCGCGGTAGGCGACGACGAGAAAGAGGACGATGAGAATCACCGCCGCGGGCGTGACGATGAGAAGCGAGTCGGAGGTGACGGTCGAGAACTCCTGGGAGACGATACCGCTCCCGAAGACGGTGATATCACCCTCGGAGGTGTCCGCGATACGCTGGGCCTGCGTCTGGATGGGCGTCAACGGACTCGAACCGGACTGCCCCGCCGACGACCCGGAGACTTCCGCCGGAAGAGAGTGTTGGACGACGCCGATGGTCGCCGACGCCGAGGCGCCCTCGGCGTTGAAGTCGTTGCTCAGCGTGCCGGTGAAACCGGGATTGTCGGCGTTCTGGCGGACCGCGCGCCGAACCTCGGTCGGCGTCGCGCGTTCGAGGACGCGAATCTGCGATTCGAGCGTCGTCGCGTTCGGGTCGATGGTCTGTGCGACGACGCCCGCCGCCGATGACGTCCCGCTGACGTACATATCCGGGCGCTCCTCTAATTTCTCTTGCATCCGAAGCATCTGCACCATCGACTGCTTCGAGAGGACGTTCTGGCCGCGTTGGATGAGTTGCGTGCTGCCGGGGTCGTCGCTGAACGACGCGCCGAACTCGTTGTTCACCCGGTCTAACGCGTCTTGGGCCGGGATGTCTTCGGCGAACTGCTGGGTTCCG
This region includes:
- a CDS encoding TrmB family transcriptional regulator is translated as MNPIRTDGGAPRGGENEDGAGSDGSATNGEHEAVESLEALGLSNYAARVFVALQKLGVGTAKQIHELANVPRSQVYGAAEELESLGLVELQQSTPKRYRPVGLDAARRRLAEELKSEADRAFDYLEAARRQRTSGETRDDVWTVRGREPASNRLIELTEQAQERVIFAAPDTDLVPTELVAVLAERADAGVTVRVVSESAAVRTRFEKAAASVAVSEPLDVPTADFNGRVLLVDRRVVFLSVAPPSNPTEETAIWSADTAMADMLSRIIEETLFNY
- a CDS encoding acylphosphatase, whose product is MSSDDRVRAHVFVSGRVQGVFYRASTRDAARERGVDGWVRNLDDGRVEAVFEGPRPDVEQMVEWCHTGSTAADVEGVEVTYDDPEGESGFEIRR
- a CDS encoding BMP family lipoprotein; amino-acid sequence: MDRRKFIKATGLAGAVGLAGCTGGPSDESGGDETTEGTSGDTTESEQTTGESEPAAQVGVVYATGGLGDGSFNDQAQQGVQQAADEFGVAYNEAQPDEVSQFKNFQQQFASSTNPNYDLVSCIGYLQADALSETASSYPDQQFMIVDSAVDADNVASYVFKEHEGSFLAGQMAGLLTTQEFSAGDGETKPDQKTVGFVGGEEGGLIAKFEAGFAAGVKNADDSVEVQSSYVGSFNDPSAGKEAALSMYNSGADIVYHAAGNTGTGVFQAAQEQGAFAIGVDRDQSLTKPSFAGVILGSMVKRVDTAVYNSIESVVEDSFEGGSTVTLGLEQEGVALVYGDSLGSEVPSDVKDSVESVRQEIIDGDVSVPTDPSEV
- a CDS encoding efflux RND transporter permease subunit, producing MDLDHQRAVDWADDHIVNRPGKVMLAFFVVTAVFMVGLGGVSTEAGTQQFAEDIPAQDALDRVNNEFGASFSDDPGSTQLIQRGQNVLSKQSMVQMLRMQEKLEERPDMYVSGTSSAAGVVAQTIDPNATTLESQIRVLERATPTEVRRAVRQNADNPGFTGTLSNDFNAEGASASATIGVVQHSLPAEVSGSSAGQSGSSPLTPIQTQAQRIADTSEGDITVFGSGIVSQEFSTVTSDSLLIVTPAAVILIVLFLVVAYRDLVDLLLGTFSLAMTVIWTFGFLGLAGIPFNQIMIAVPPLLLAVGIDFGIHAVNRYREDRATGLGIDDAMQVATDQLLVAFFIVTGTTVIGFLANLASDLPPIRDFGVVAGVGIIFTFLIFGVFLPAAKVWIDHKREKYPIPTFNDSPLGQEGSALGDVLSVGVGIADRAPAIFLVLVLLLSVGAGAYATGVDTSFSQEDFLPPEEVPAYLEALPEPFAPSDYTVVSQLNFLEDKFTSSQGGSVTVYVEGRMENDAALEQVYRAGDNPPSSFVSEDRRAESQSIVTVIQSLAERDREFAALVERNDRNDNGVPDQNLGEIYDYLESSPVESQAAEYLSDDRRSTRVQYTVSADATDREATNDARQVADRFRYDAVATGSTIVFLEVSDLIFTSAVTSLALALGGTVIFLLFIYWLLEDLPSIAIANLVPIVASVAFVAATMRLLDISFNAFTATILSLTIGLGIDYSVHIVHRFLDERKKTDVMTSLRRTVVGTGGALMGSMLTTSFGIGVLVLSVLSVLGQFGVLTAISIIYSFLTSLLVLPPALVVWDRFVNDDPNEPMGGGPDSPSDSDSPMSESPEARLL
- a CDS encoding phosphopentomutase/phosphoglucosamine mutase gives rise to the protein MELFGTAGIRGTVTTRVTPELALAVGRAVGLDVVESGGRPDVVVGRDGRTTGPGLAAAVESGLESAGANVVRVGVVPTPTLAYASQGRHGVMLTASHNPPTDNGIKLFTDGEEYDRTLERAVEERVEAGTEPVPWDEWGDSRGEEVLPEYREAVTAYARDHGASCEGLRVAVDCGNGVSAVATPRVLDELGAHVVSLNGQVDGHFPGRESKPTPETLRDLRAFVADSECDFGIGHDGDSDRIVIIGPDGDVVHEDTVVAVLSEHYVRSSDVSDPVVVTTPNASGRIDERVAAAGGRVERVRLGALHEGIASARADGGDVVFAAEPWKHVHTAFGGWIDGVASAAVFSRLVAESGLSGLREPVTERPYRKVSVACPDEAKTAAMRTLESTLPDRFPGASANTDYGVRIERPDNSWILVRPSGTEPYVRVYAEADDVDALVEAATDVVEDAVEAAS